The Rubidibacter lacunae KORDI 51-2 DNA segment AGGTCGGCTCCGGGCATGTCCACGCCCTGCAGCGAAACGCCGCCTTCGTTTAGATCTTGCAGTGCTTGCACGCGCGCGTAACTCGTCGGCACACCAGCAGCGGCAGCATGGTCGATGACTTGCCAGGCTTCGTAGTATTTGCGCTTGCGGCGATCGCGCGCCTCGATAGCATACAGAAAGGCGACGACGATAATACTAAAACTCTCAAGGTTTTCGACGGCAACCAATGCTCCTATATTGCGAGCTGTGCACCCGAGAAAACCCCGACAGTTCGGCTCCGGCGGTGGCAACAGGCGATCGACACGATCGACCCCAATCAGTACGATATAAGCCGCAACAAGCACAAATAAGACTCGCAGCGGTAGCGAGCGGTCCAGCGATCGCACCACCACCTGACAACCTCGTCCGACCTTGGCTTTCAATTTGCTTATTGCCGCCATCTCTAGGATCCCTAGGAAAGCTCCGCGCTCCTAATAAATTGAGGCTAGCGGAACGGTCGAGTTCACGCTCGGATTGGGTCTGCCGATTGGATGAACCTATTGTCGGGGCGCGTGCATCTATTCGTGGCGGGTGGTGGCGCGATCGCGTCCGATCGAGCTTTCCATCGCAGCGAGCACCGCTCTCGAAGCCGCAATGATGTCGCGTTCTTCGCCACCGAGATAAAGTCGACCGAAACTACCTACAGCCGACACTTGCAGGATGTTAATCAATGCAGCTTTTTCGGCTTCGTTCGCCGCTAGTGCCGCATAGGCTGCCGGCTCTACTTCGAAAACATAGAGCGTTTGACCGGCAAGCAACATCTGACCGCGGCGGGTGCGGTTGACAAGTTGGGCTTGGTGCGAGTCGATGTTGCGGATGATCTGGCTTGACACGACGCGGGG contains these protein-coding regions:
- a CDS encoding bacterial microcompartment protein, producing the protein MGIDLRSYVYLDNLQPQHAAYMGTVSIGFLPLPGDASLWVEISPGIEINRITDVALKSTSVRPGVQVVERLYGLLEIHSSSQGEVRTAGHAILDALGASRGDGLKPRVVSSQIIRNIDSHQAQLVNRTRRGQMLLAGQTLYVFEVEPAAYAALAANEAEKAALINILQVSAVGSFGRLYLGGEERDIIAASRAVLAAMESSIGRDRATTRHE
- a CDS encoding pentapeptide repeat-containing protein; protein product: MAAISKLKAKVGRGCQVVVRSLDRSLPLRVLFVLVAAYIVLIGVDRVDRLLPPPEPNCRGFLGCTARNIGALVAVENLESFSIIVVAFLYAIEARDRRKRKYYEAWQVIDHAAAAGVPTSYARVQALQDLNEGGVSLQGVDMPGADLEAIYLHGANLSEATLSATDLRRANLARANLQRAQLDTADLSGAQLKEANLAFANLASATLAGTQMKGADLRGANLSQANLAGADLQEAVLAAANLAGTSFRDANLRGANLVGARLVEGHFKRADFRGANLEGAILP